A DNA window from Planctomycetota bacterium contains the following coding sequences:
- a CDS encoding YidC/Oxa1 family insertase periplasmic-domain containing protein, whose amino-acid sequence MPRPPNRFLRFLVPFILVGVGVGIAFAFFLNTTNAQKRSSPQPAPQQAQTTPTAPATPVTTPGASPDAQVPPPVAGAPAQPSPAPIPVPAGTAPTTLGTLRVRPGTPGDIGAIGSIDPTTNYLLHVRFSSTGAGIAEVRLAEHLVSIRDDTRVVAQSEHVFTWNGVTQVLTPMAATEIEIGRPGERPQALALATTPSGPAWSPIAGTPGAAELVIVNEQDQPVVRVTRHYTVGLGTYQVHLLQRVENLSGAPLVVRLFQIGPVDLEQDPATYGGDKRRVRFGYLLPASVDPARQTVVADSALTSHPGALGERDAAGVFAEKSVWPSEDIARVGSELSWAGMTNRYFAAAVLPIVDPAAQAPDKRLTWVGGVARTVLDRGGGQEVMALRLDGAPVMVPPGGAASMDLALFAGPLDRSEINQEPALKSVGLAGIVVYNFGEMCGFCTFGPITSLLLGLLHVLHDYLFQDWSLAIIFLVVIVRTCLHPVTRWSQIRMAVFGKQMQGMAPKQKELQEKFKGDPKRLQEETARLWREEGISPAGFLGCLPAFLQTPVWIALYATLYFAVELRHHPAFYGLFQVQPQSSPFWQFLGDLSVSDRFVYFGKVLFEIPLLGPIDSINLLPIVLGIVFFIQQKYIQPPSAATLTPEQQLQQKMMKWMMVVMFPLFMYNAPSGLALYFVTNSALAILESKWIRAHMEKHGMLDLDKIRAARNAARAQGVGTSMIDRKHPGAQSAGARKPEGFFARLQRQLEERQKEAQKQAMRDAKRPPGRKKA is encoded by the coding sequence ATGCCCCGACCTCCCAACCGGTTCCTTCGGTTCCTCGTGCCGTTCATCCTCGTCGGGGTGGGGGTCGGCATCGCGTTCGCCTTCTTCCTCAACACGACGAACGCGCAGAAGCGGTCCTCGCCGCAGCCCGCGCCGCAGCAGGCCCAGACCACCCCCACCGCCCCCGCGACCCCGGTGACCACGCCCGGCGCGAGCCCGGACGCCCAAGTTCCGCCGCCCGTCGCGGGTGCCCCGGCCCAGCCCAGCCCCGCGCCGATCCCCGTTCCCGCGGGCACGGCGCCGACGACCCTGGGCACGCTGCGCGTGCGTCCCGGCACGCCGGGCGACATCGGCGCGATCGGCTCGATCGATCCCACGACCAACTACCTGCTGCACGTGCGGTTTTCGAGCACCGGCGCGGGCATCGCCGAGGTGCGCCTGGCCGAGCACCTCGTGTCGATCCGCGACGACACGCGCGTGGTGGCGCAGAGCGAGCACGTCTTCACGTGGAACGGCGTCACGCAGGTCCTGACGCCCATGGCCGCCACCGAGATCGAGATCGGCCGGCCCGGCGAACGCCCGCAGGCGCTGGCGCTCGCGACGACGCCGAGCGGCCCCGCGTGGAGCCCGATCGCGGGCACGCCCGGGGCGGCCGAACTGGTCATCGTGAACGAGCAGGACCAGCCCGTCGTCCGCGTGACGCGTCACTACACGGTCGGGCTGGGCACGTATCAGGTTCACCTGCTGCAGCGCGTCGAGAACCTGTCCGGCGCGCCGCTGGTCGTCCGCCTGTTCCAGATCGGGCCGGTCGACCTGGAGCAGGACCCCGCGACGTACGGCGGGGACAAACGCCGCGTGCGGTTCGGCTATCTCCTCCCCGCGTCGGTCGACCCGGCGCGTCAGACGGTCGTCGCGGACTCGGCGCTGACGTCGCACCCGGGCGCGCTGGGCGAGCGCGACGCCGCGGGCGTGTTCGCGGAGAAATCGGTCTGGCCGAGCGAGGACATCGCGCGCGTCGGGTCGGAGTTGTCGTGGGCGGGCATGACGAACCGCTACTTCGCCGCGGCGGTGCTCCCGATCGTCGACCCCGCCGCACAAGCGCCGGACAAGCGACTGACATGGGTCGGGGGCGTGGCACGCACGGTCCTGGACCGCGGTGGCGGGCAGGAGGTCATGGCGCTGCGACTGGACGGCGCGCCGGTGATGGTCCCGCCCGGCGGGGCCGCGTCGATGGACCTCGCCCTGTTCGCCGGCCCGCTCGATCGCAGCGAGATCAACCAAGAGCCGGCGCTCAAGAGCGTGGGGCTCGCGGGGATCGTGGTGTACAACTTCGGCGAGATGTGCGGCTTCTGCACGTTCGGGCCGATCACGAGCCTGCTGCTGGGGCTGCTGCACGTTCTGCACGACTACCTGTTCCAGGACTGGTCGCTGGCGATCATCTTCCTCGTGGTCATCGTGCGCACGTGCCTGCACCCGGTGACGCGCTGGTCGCAGATCCGCATGGCCGTCTTCGGCAAGCAGATGCAGGGCATGGCGCCCAAGCAGAAGGAACTGCAGGAGAAGTTCAAGGGCGACCCCAAGCGCCTCCAGGAGGAAACCGCCCGCCTGTGGCGCGAAGAGGGCATCAGCCCGGCGGGCTTCCTGGGCTGCCTGCCGGCGTTCCTGCAGACCCCCGTGTGGATCGCGCTGTACGCGACGCTCTACTTCGCGGTCGAACTGCGCCATCATCCGGCGTTCTACGGGCTCTTCCAGGTGCAGCCCCAGTCGTCCCCGTTCTGGCAGTTCCTGGGCGACCTCTCGGTCTCCGACCGCTTCGTGTACTTCGGCAAGGTGCTCTTCGAGATCCCGCTGCTCGGGCCGATCGACTCCATCAACCTTTTGCCGATCGTCCTGGGCATCGTGTTCTTCATCCAGCAGAAGTACATCCAGCCGCCCTCCGCCGCCACGCTGACGCCCGAGCAGCAGCTCCAGCAGAAGATGATGAAGTGGATGATGGTGGTGATGTTCCCGCTGTTCATGTACAACGCGCCCAGCGGGCTGGCGCTCTACTTCGTCACGAACTCGGCGCTGGCGATTCTCGAGAGCAAGTGGATCCGGGCGCACATGGAGAAGCACGGGATGCTCGACCTGGACAAGATCCGGGCCGCCCGCAACGCGGCCCGGGCGCAGGGCGTGGGCACGTCGATGATCGACCGCAAGCACCCCGGCGCCCAGTCTGCTGGAGCCAGGAAGCCCGAGGGGTTCTTCGCCCGCCTGCAGCGCCAGCTCGAGGAGCGCCAGAAAGAAGCCCAGAAGCAGGCGATGCGCGATGCGAAGCGCCCGCCCGGACGCAAGAAGGCGTAG
- a CDS encoding GTPase: protein MFARSSAPAHGARALIRVCGPGVRGLASRLLDPPPPARGAHRARLRARGWSLPVLVARYDAPRSYTGEDVLEIVLPGNPALVERVLLTLGAAEGMRAAGPGEFTARAFLRGRLTLDQAEGVGALIAAATQDELDAARSLLSGQTGAAYRAWADELTTLLALVESGIDFTDQEDVRPIDPDALAARLDALRADVRSHVGAARGRASEDALPLVVLAGAPNAGKSTLFNALLGRRRAVASPHAGTTRDVLVESLDLSSASPGAGVVRLADLAGLDDTAGASHAPSGGVDALAQHAARETLHAADVVVWCDPTGRFATDARPPTPAPLLLARTFADQHATPSAAPVLDVGALDGRGLAALGRAIAGAVGSARAASLASLLPRHRDAMHELLDALDDAGRLSPRLAARPDEVAFALRRALDGAGALCGRVDADEVLGRVFASFCVGK from the coding sequence ATCTTCGCCCGCTCGTCGGCGCCCGCCCACGGGGCGCGTGCGCTGATCCGCGTGTGCGGGCCCGGCGTGCGTGGGCTGGCCTCCCGGCTGCTCGACCCCCCGCCGCCCGCGCGCGGGGCGCACCGCGCGCGCCTGCGCGCCCGGGGGTGGTCGCTGCCGGTGCTCGTCGCGCGGTACGACGCGCCGCGTTCGTACACCGGCGAGGACGTGCTGGAGATCGTGTTGCCCGGCAACCCCGCGCTCGTGGAGCGTGTGCTCCTCACGCTCGGCGCGGCCGAGGGCATGCGCGCCGCCGGGCCCGGCGAGTTCACCGCCCGGGCGTTCCTCCGCGGGCGTCTGACGCTGGACCAGGCCGAGGGCGTGGGCGCGCTCATCGCCGCGGCAACGCAAGACGAGCTCGACGCGGCGCGTTCGCTCCTCAGCGGGCAGACGGGGGCCGCGTACCGCGCGTGGGCCGACGAACTGACGACGCTGCTGGCGCTGGTGGAAAGCGGGATCGACTTCACCGATCAGGAGGACGTCCGCCCGATCGACCCGGACGCGCTCGCGGCGCGTCTGGACGCGCTGCGCGCCGACGTCCGATCGCACGTGGGCGCCGCGCGGGGGCGAGCCTCGGAGGACGCGCTGCCGCTGGTGGTGCTCGCGGGCGCACCGAACGCGGGGAAGTCGACGCTGTTCAACGCGCTGCTGGGGCGTCGCCGGGCGGTTGCCTCGCCGCACGCGGGCACGACGCGCGACGTGCTGGTCGAGTCGCTGGACCTTTCGTCGGCGTCGCCCGGGGCGGGCGTCGTGCGCCTCGCCGACCTCGCCGGGCTCGACGACACCGCGGGCGCATCCCACGCCCCGTCGGGCGGTGTCGACGCGCTCGCGCAGCACGCGGCCCGCGAGACGCTGCACGCGGCCGACGTCGTCGTCTGGTGCGACCCCACCGGGCGATTCGCCACCGACGCGCGACCGCCCACGCCCGCGCCGCTGCTGCTGGCGCGCACATTCGCGGACCAGCACGCGACGCCGAGCGCGGCCCCGGTGCTGGACGTCGGCGCGCTCGACGGGCGCGGGCTCGCGGCGCTCGGGCGCGCGATCGCCGGGGCGGTGGGCTCGGCACGTGCCGCCTCGCTCGCGTCGCTGCTGCCCCGGCACCGCGACGCGATGCACGAACTGCTCGACGCGCTCGACGACGCCGGGCGTCTGTCGCCGCGCCTGGCGGCACGTCCGGACGAGGTGGCCTTCGCGCTGCGCCGGGCGCTGGACGGGGCGGGTGCGCTGTGCGGGCGCGTGGACGCCGACGAGGTGCTGGGCCGCGTGTTCGCGTCGTTCTGCGTGGGGAAGTAG
- a CDS encoding ATP-dependent Clp protease adaptor ClpS, with protein MTNPATPESSAATATRPQTEPPKVDLLPPFKVLLHNDDVNTFEDVVQTIMELTPLARPRALEVMLEAHEQGVALVLVTHKEAAEFYQERFQSKRVTVTIEPA; from the coding sequence ATGACCAACCCCGCGACCCCCGAGTCCTCCGCCGCGACCGCCACGCGTCCGCAGACCGAGCCGCCGAAGGTTGACCTGCTGCCGCCGTTCAAGGTGCTGCTGCACAACGACGACGTGAACACGTTCGAGGACGTGGTGCAGACGATCATGGAACTGACGCCGCTGGCGCGTCCGCGCGCGCTCGAGGTCATGCTCGAGGCGCACGAGCAGGGCGTGGCGCTCGTGCTCGTGACGCACAAGGAGGCGGCCGAGTTCTACCAGGAGCGCTTCCAGAGCAAGCGGGTGACGGTGACGATCGAGCCGGCCTGA
- a CDS encoding aminotransferase class V-fold PLP-dependent enzyme, whose protein sequence is MTPPHLTVLSDAPSPERPATPPRWLLDPSLTFLNHGSYGALLEPVARAQAAYRERMERDPVRFFKVDLEGLLDGVRESLGAFLNCRPTDLALLPNATVALCTILHAADLRAGDEVVITDHEYQSLLNELDRLREERGVRVVQAAIPFPGTTPRAVVEAVCGAITPRTRLVFVSHVTSGSALVLPVKAIVDECNRRGVDVVVDGAHAPGQVPVDVRGLAPTYYVGSGHKWLSAPKGSAFVYVRPDRQARFRPLALSSRAHKVRPDRSRFLRDFDYFGTTDYSALLSIPQALESMGRLLPGGWPALMHANRTRLLQARTRLCAALGIDEPAPASMVGCMASLPLPEPAADAAGRPTRYDDPLQDALFERHRMVAPVWRVGPKDYRIVRISSQVYVDDADFDRFAGALREELAREHPVRVTA, encoded by the coding sequence ATGACCCCTCCGCACCTCACGGTCCTGAGCGACGCCCCGTCGCCCGAGCGTCCCGCCACGCCGCCCCGCTGGCTGCTGGACCCGTCGCTCACGTTCCTCAACCACGGGTCGTACGGCGCGCTGCTCGAGCCGGTCGCGCGCGCCCAGGCCGCGTACCGCGAACGCATGGAACGCGACCCGGTGCGGTTCTTCAAGGTCGACCTCGAGGGGCTGCTCGACGGCGTGCGCGAATCGCTGGGCGCGTTCCTCAACTGCCGCCCGACCGACCTCGCGCTGCTGCCCAACGCGACCGTCGCGCTGTGCACCATCCTGCACGCGGCCGACCTTCGCGCGGGGGACGAGGTCGTCATCACCGACCACGAGTACCAGTCGCTGCTGAACGAACTGGACCGCCTGCGCGAGGAGCGGGGCGTGCGGGTCGTGCAGGCCGCGATCCCGTTCCCGGGCACGACGCCCCGGGCCGTGGTGGAGGCGGTGTGCGGGGCGATCACCCCCCGGACGCGCCTGGTGTTCGTGAGCCACGTGACGTCGGGCAGCGCGCTGGTGCTGCCGGTCAAGGCGATCGTGGACGAGTGCAACCGGCGGGGCGTGGACGTGGTGGTCGACGGCGCGCACGCGCCCGGCCAGGTGCCCGTCGACGTGCGCGGGCTCGCGCCGACGTACTACGTCGGCAGCGGGCACAAGTGGCTGTCGGCTCCGAAGGGCTCGGCCTTCGTCTACGTGCGCCCGGACCGCCAGGCGCGGTTCCGCCCGCTCGCGCTCTCGAGCCGCGCCCATAAGGTGCGCCCCGACCGATCCCGCTTCCTGCGCGACTTCGACTACTTCGGCACGACCGACTACAGCGCGCTGCTCTCGATCCCGCAGGCGCTGGAATCGATGGGGCGGCTTCTCCCGGGCGGATGGCCGGCGCTGATGCACGCCAATCGCACGCGCCTGCTGCAGGCCCGCACGCGCCTGTGCGCCGCCCTGGGCATCGACGAGCCCGCCCCCGCGTCGATGGTGGGGTGCATGGCCTCGCTCCCGCTGCCGGAGCCCGCGGCCGACGCGGCGGGGCGTCCGACGCGCTACGACGACCCGCTGCAGGACGCGCTGTTCGAGCGGCACCGCATGGTGGCGCCCGTGTGGCGGGTTGGCCCCAAAGACTACCGAATTGTCCGGATATCGTCGCAGGTGTACGTCGACGACGCCGACTTCGACCGGTTCGCGGGTGCGCTGCGCGAAGAACTCGCGCGCGAGCATCCGGTCCGTGTGACGGCTTAA
- a CDS encoding cysteine dioxygenase family protein, producing the protein MTQADAGVAPSMCRCSHGGETYAKLGALVEYLDSLRGRADLGVLTTLLQGLDVGRRDIAPSCLFGQKGYKRNTIRKTEWYELLALCWRSGDRTPIHDHKGVSCAFRVVEGVGTEIRFAPTPSGLICPVETIEMRPGYVCAAADADIHEVANMQAPGEDLITLHIYSPPIKRMNVYEFTQPVPDTCREQYADATDDMPC; encoded by the coding sequence ATGACGCAGGCAGACGCCGGTGTTGCTCCGTCGATGTGCCGCTGTTCGCACGGCGGGGAGACGTACGCCAAGCTCGGGGCGCTGGTGGAGTATCTCGATTCGCTCCGCGGGCGTGCCGACCTGGGCGTGCTGACGACGCTGCTGCAGGGCCTGGACGTCGGACGGCGCGACATCGCGCCGTCGTGCCTGTTCGGGCAGAAGGGGTACAAGCGCAACACGATCCGCAAGACCGAGTGGTACGAGCTGCTCGCGCTCTGCTGGCGTTCGGGAGATCGCACGCCGATCCACGACCACAAGGGCGTGTCGTGCGCCTTCCGCGTGGTCGAGGGCGTGGGCACCGAGATCCGCTTCGCGCCCACGCCCTCCGGGCTCATCTGCCCGGTGGAGACGATCGAGATGCGTCCGGGCTACGTCTGTGCCGCGGCCGACGCGGACATCCACGAGGTCGCCAACATGCAGGCCCCGGGGGAAGACCTGATCACGCTGCACATCTACTCGCCCCCGATCAAGCGCATGAACGTGTACGAGTTCACGCAGCCGGTGCCCGACACCTGCCGCGAGCAGTACGCCGACGCGACCGACGACATGCCCTGCTAG